From a single Zygotorulaspora mrakii chromosome 2, complete sequence genomic region:
- the YCP4 gene encoding flavodoxin-like fold family protein (similar to Saccharomyces cerevisiae YCP4 (YCR004C); ancestral locus Anc_1.421), with amino-acid sequence MTAKIAIVISTLSPHLATLAEAEKKGIESAGGSADIYQLPETLTSNDSEESLDEKEEAVQETKKDEESEKEEAVPETKKDEEPEKKEYPLADKDILLKYDFYLFGIPTNLGSIPASWASFWDRTGGLWAKGAYDGKAAGFFVTSAVYGDGQEATIKSALNYLVHHGIIYIPLGYKNAFAEIANIEEIHGGTAWGAGSLCGPDGSREPSELELKIAEIQGKSFYGSVKKFIKYAEKKAAEKKAAEKKATDNKKADAPKRATEKPAANAADKSKTSGLKDACCTLM; translated from the coding sequence ATGACTGCTAAAATTGCTATCGTGATTAGCACCCTGTCTCCTCATTTAGCCACCTTAGCTGaggctgaaaaaaaaggtatcGAAAGTGCAGGTGGTAGCGCAGATATTTACCAGTTACCAGAAACACTCACTTCGAATGATTCTGAAGAATCATTggatgaaaaggaagaagCAGTTCAAGAAACTAAAAAAGATGAGGAGtcagaaaaggaagaagCAGTTCCAGAAACTAAAAAAGATGAGGAgccagaaaagaaagagtaCCCATTGGCTGATAAGGATATTTTATTGAAGTACGATTTTTACTTGTTCGGTATACCTACTAACTTGGGATCAATTCCAGCTTCATGGGCATCATTTTGGGATAGAACAGGCGGGTTATGGGCCAAAGGTGCCTATGATGGTAAAGCAGCCGGTTTCTTTGTTACCTCCGCCGTCTATGGAGACGGTCAAGAGGCTACAATTAAAAGTGCCTTGAACTATTTGGTCCATCACGGTATCATTTATATTCCATTAGGCTATAAGAATGCTTTTGCTGAAATTGCAAACATTGAGGAGATTCACGGTGGTACTGCTTGGGGTGCTGGTTCATTGTGCGGCCCCGATGGTTCTAGAGAACCATCTGAACtagaattgaaaattgcAGAGATTCAAGGTAAAAGCTTTTACGGTTCAGTAAAGAAGTTCATTAAATatgctgaaaagaaggccgcagaaaagaaagctgctgaaaagaaggcCACTGATAATAAAAAGGCAGACGCTCCAAAAAGAGCAACCGAAAAACCGGCTGCAAATGCAGCTGACAAAAGCAAAACATCTGGTCTCAAAGATGCTTGTTGTACATTGATGTGA
- a CDS encoding F-box protein codes for MTGEFKRQSRLPAYRINVYAISPRHPLGVKPSGNVLLVTENLEETKKRRAMLLGDFAKFSEELLLEVLTYLNDQDLKNLSHCSRILYAYAYSEDLWRNMYMKEYCRLGKAHSCGEIVPFASQKWRGSWRKSVLGIAHEALPQSNDLIFSDILYRPYQCSKINYRMLFKDIIELEEKSYHCCHSLNKQFGIERFREEDILQEGFKTKYVEKPFILQSATVRDRWPNWDLDHLLKMFPEKCFRQEAVQWKLSKYIDYARNNMDESPLYLFDCNGSPIKQIAEQYVSPSLFKSDFFKLFKKEGIKCRPDHRWLIAGPERSGSTFHKDPNQTSAWNTVLSGMKLWIMLPPEVKPPGVSTDKDEDEVTAPVGISEWILSGFYNDSVQLALQGQCLIGITFPGECIYVPSGWWHSVINLTDTVALTENFVPEPVLGKVLYFLKNKKSQISGFHAKDVVRSVRAFINESRDNVSTDDEDNYIQILQDFLDNSENYELDNEDCGVKSYSELELPIFEFFIELIKKSPHRDALPAALKCLHEMEGRVNNIAKKSAMWQKLKGSDEMTFSFGLSVE; via the coding sequence ATGACTGGAGAGTTCAAAAGACAAAGCCGGTTGCCAGCTTACAGGATCAATGTGTATGCTATTTCCCCCCGCCATCCTCTAGGTGTCAAACCTTCCGGAAATGTTTTATTAGTTACtgaaaatcttgaagagacaaaaaaaagaagggCAATGCTGCTCGGGGACTTCgcaaaattttcagaagaACTTTTGTTGGAGGTCTTGACCTATTTGAATGATCAagacttgaaaaatttgtccCATTGTTCCAGGATACTATATGCATATGCATATAGTGAAGATTTGTGGAGAAATATGTACATGAAGGAATACTGTCGCTTGGGAAAAGCACATTCCTGCGGAGAAATAGTACCTTTTGCGAGTCAGAAATGGAGAGGTTCGTGGAGAAAATCTGTCTTAGGCATAGCTCATGAGGCATTGCCGCAGTCAAATGACCTTATTTTCTCTGACATTCTTTACAGACCATACCAGTGCTCCAAGATTAATTACAGAATGCTTTTTAAAGACATTATAGAACTTGAGGAAAAATCTTACCACTGCTGCCATTCTCTAAATAAACAGTTTGGGATAGAGAGATTTCGTGAGGAAGACATTTTGCAAGAAGGTTTCAAGACGAAATATGTCGAGAAGCCCTTCATTTTACAATCTGCCACTGTCAGAGATAGATGGCCGAATTGGGATCTTGATCAtctattgaaaatgtttcCTGAAAAGTGCTTCCGTCAAGAAGCAGTTCAGTGGAAGCTATCCAAATATATCGATTACGCTAGAAACAACATGGATGAATCACCACTCtatctttttgattgtaATGGTAGTCcgataaaacaaattgcTGAGCAATATGTGTCACCGAGTTTATTCAAGAGTGACTTTTTtaagcttttcaaaaaagaaggaatAAAGTGCAGACCTGATCACAGGTGGCTGATAGCAGGCCCAGAACGTAGCGGATCTACTTTCCATAAAGATCCGAATCAAACATCCGCTTGGAATACTGTTCTCAGCGGCATGAAGCTGTGGATTATGTTACCACCTGAGGTCAAACCCCCTGGTGTAAGCACAGAtaaggatgaagatgaagtAACGGCACCCGTTGGAATATCAGAGTGGATACTTTCTGGTTTTTACAATGATTCAGTTCAATTGGCATTACAAGGACAATGTCTCATCGGTATTACGTTTCCTGGTGAATGTATATATGTGCCTTCAGGATGGTGGCACTCTGTCATTAACTTAACAGACACTGTTGCTTTGACAGAGAACTTTGTTCCGGAGCCTGTTCTTGGCAAGGTTTTATATTTCCTCAAGAACAAAAAGTCTCAAATTTCAGGATTTCATGCGAAGGACGTTGTTAGGTCCGTGAGAGCTTTCATCAATGAAAGCCGGGACAACGTTTCTACTGATGATGAGGACAATTATATTCAGATCTTGCAGGATTTCCTCGATAATAGTGAAAATTACGAACTCGATAACGAAGATTGTGGGGTCAAATCATATTCTGAGTTAGAGCTTccaatctttgaattcttcaTTGAATTAATAAAGAAATCCCCTCATAGAGATGCGTTGCCGGCTGCATTGAAATGTCTGCATGAGATGGAAGGGAGAGTCAATAacattgcaaaaaaatctgctATGTGGCAGAAGCTGAAAGGGAGTGACGAAATGACTTTCTCATTTGGTCTTTCAGTTGAGTAA
- the MRPL32 gene encoding mitochondrial 54S ribosomal protein bL32m (similar to Saccharomyces cerevisiae MRPL32 (YCR003W); ancestral locus Anc_1.420), with product MSVAIIPRLLDRYYAATATTLLPWVTALGEVVNRLPKDYPVGLQQWLKKREEKRTSEQNMGSDTFWNNGILLAVPKKKVSHQKKRQKLYGPGSKQLKMIHHINTCPSCGHFKLANTLCTHCVGEVSRIWRSQTVKPSVEPLQEQQLSELDKRVIYPGKKDTAYVEKLKDKESYLERRMRSLPVDKEE from the coding sequence ATGTCTGTTGCTATTATTCCAAGATTGTTAGATCGATACTATGCAGCAACTGCCACGACCTTACTTCCATGGGTTACAGCACTTGGTGAAGTAGTGAACAGATTACCAAAGGATTATCCAGTTGGATTGCAACAATGGCTCAAAAAAAGGGAGGAGAAACGAACGTCAGAACAAAACATGGGTAGCGATACATTTTGGAATAATGGTATTCTTCTCGCCGTcccaaagaaaaaggtttctcatcaaaagaagagacAAAAGTTATATGGGCCAGGTTCGAAGCAACTAAAAATGATACATCATATAAATACTTGTCCTTCCTGTGGCCATTTCAAGTTGGCTAATACTTTGTGTACGCATTGCGTCGGGGAAGTTAGTCGTATATGGAGAAGTCAAACGGTAAAACCTTCTGTGGAGCCGTTACAGGAACAGCAGCTTTCTGAGCTAGACAAGAGGGTCATTTATCCTGGAAAGAAGGATACAGCCTATGtcgaaaaattgaaagacAAAGAGAGTTACCTGGAACGTCGAATGAGATCGTTGCCCGTAGATAAGGAGGAATAA
- the CDC10 gene encoding septin CDC10 (similar to Saccharomyces cerevisiae CDC10 (YCR002C); ancestral locus Anc_1.419) translates to MSHAPLTTAVEGIQPTSYVGFDTITSQIEHRLLKKGFQFNIMVVGHSGLGKSTLLNTLFSSHLIDSSSGVDITTIPITKTTEIKVSSHSLLEDRVRLNINVIDTPGFGDQINNDKVWEPIVKYIKEQYSQYLRKELTAQRDRRITDTRVHAVLYFIEPNGKGLTDLDVATLKRLTQIANVIPVIGKADTLTIDERTSFREIIQNEFKKHDFHIYPYDTDDLNEEELELNESIRSIIPFAVVGSEKEVEINGETFKGRKTRWGAINVEDINQCEFVYLREFLIRTHLQDLIESTAFIHYEGFRARQLIALKENASSRTSAQMSSNGLSQR, encoded by the coding sequence ATGTCTCATGCACCTCTAACTACAGCTGTTGAAGGTATTCAGCCTACATCATACGTGGGTTTTGATACGATTACCAGTCAAATTGAGCATCGGTTGCTTAAGAAGGGCTTCCAATTTAATATCATGGTAGTTGGACACTCCGGACTCGGTAAAAGTACCTTGCTCAATACTTTATTTTCCTCCCATTTAATTGATTCTTCAAGTGGTGTCGACATTACCACTATACCAATTACAAAAACAACGGAAATAAAGGTTTCATCTCATTCTCTTCTTGAAGATAGGGTTCGATTAAACATCAATGTGATTGATACACCTGGTTTTGGTGATCAAATAAACAATGACAAGGTTTGGGAGCCAATTGTGAAATACATCAAGGAGCAATACTCTCAATATTTACGCAAGGAATTGACGGCACAACGTGATCGCAGAATCACAGACACTCGCGTTCACGCAGTGTTGTATTTTATTGAACCAAATGGCAAAGGTCTTACCGATTTGGACGTTGCTACTTTGAAAAGGTTAACGCAAATTGCAAACGTCATACCAGTCATTGGTAAAGCGGATACTTTGACAATTGATGAGAGAACTTCATTCAGAGAAATAATTCAGAATGAATTTAAAAAGCATGATTTCCATATCTATCCCTATGATACGGATGACTTGAATGAAGAGGAATTGGAGTTGAATGAAAGTATAAGATCCATAATTCCTTTTGCAGTAGTAGGTTCAGAAAAAGAGGTGGAAATTAATGGCGAAACTTTTAAAGGCAGAAAAACTCGCTGGGGTGCAATAAACgttgaagatatcaatCAGTGTGAATTCGTTTATTTGAGAGAGTTTTTGATAAGAACGCATTTGCAAGATCTTATTGAGAGCACAGCATTTATACACTATGAGGGGTTCAGAGCTAGACAACTGATTGccttgaaagaaaatgccAGTAGTAGAACTTCTGCACAAATGTCGTCTAATGGGTTGTCGCAGCGCTAG
- a CDS encoding uncharacterized protein (similar to Saccharomyces cerevisiae DOM34 (YNL001W) and YCL001W-B; ancestral locus Anc_1.418): MKVLSVTKPAGSSDGAIISLLPQDKEDLFVLYQLIDKNDEVIFKKMVTTSMDEAGKKKNTSLARLKLQILSNEFDMRNESLRYKGVTTVDDTGKSNVNVPVGKFFSFTVNYSYPFTIIKHDHNRYTQKLLDEAVNTEAKADTAAVVLEEGIAHVCLLTPSSTLLKQKIEYSLPKKKRATDIIKFDEKTKKFYKAIYDAMKKYFDLTKLKMIILCSPGFYAKTLFEKTMQFAEEEQNKQILSSKDHFLVAHCSTGYLQGITEVLKNPSYSSKLKDTKYTQEALIMDEFLQHLNNDDDKAWYGENEVTTAANLGAINYLLITDSMLRSDDIDQRKRCLALVDSIEQTGGKVAVFSSFHTSGEELNKLTGLACILKYPLPDLDETDE, translated from the coding sequence atgaaagttttaaGTGTCACTAAACCAGCAGGCAGCAGCGATGGAGCAATAATATCTCTACTGCCGCAGGATAAAGAGGATCTTTTCGTCCTTTATCAATTGATCGACAAGAATGACGAAGTAATCTTCAAGAAGATGGTTACTACGAGCATGGATGAGGCTggtaagaaaaaaaataccagTCTAGCTAGACTGAAGCTTCAGATTCTCTCAAATGAGTTTGATATGAGGAATGAGTCTTTAAGATACAAAGGTGTGACAACAGTCGATGATACCGGAAAGTCTAATGTCAACGTCCCTGTTGGTAAGTTCTTCAGCTTTACAGTGAATTACTCCTATCCTTTTACGATTATCAAACATGACCACAATAGATACACTCAGAAATTACTTGATGAAGCTGTCAATACCGAGGCGAAAGCTGATACCGCGGCTGTAGTTTTAGAAGAAGGCATAGCTCATGTATGTCTCCTCACTCCATCTTCgactcttttgaaacaaaaaatagaGTATTCGTTACCTAAGAAAAAGAGGGCAACTGACATTATCAAGTTCGATGagaaaacgaaaaaattCTACAAAGCAATTTACGATGCTATGAAAAAGTACTTTGATTTAACcaaactgaaaatgattATCCTTTGTTCACCTGGGTTTTATGCAAAAACTTTATTCGAGAAAACAATGCAGTTCGCcgaagaagaacaaaacaaGCAAATATTGAGTAGCaaagatcattttttggtagCACATTGTTCCACAGGATATCTTCAGGGGATAACAGAAGTATTAAAAAATCCTTCTTATTCATCAAAGTTGAAAGATACAAAGTATACTCAAGAGGCGCTTATCATGGATGAGTTTTTGCAGCATTTGAATAACGACGATGACAAAGCCTGGTATGgagaaaatgaagttaCTACGGCTGCAAATCTGGGTGCCATCAATTACTTGCTGATCACTGATTCCATGTTGAGATCAGATGATATCGATCAGAGGAAAAGATGCCTAGCACTGGTGGACAGCATAGAACAAACCGGCGGCAAAGTAGCAGTTTTCAGCTCATTTCACACTTCTGGTGAGGAACTGAATAAACTAACAGGATTGGCATGTATTTTAAAATATCCACTGCCTGATCTTGATGAAACCGATGAATAA
- the RER1 gene encoding protein retrieval receptor (similar to Saccharomyces cerevisiae RER1 (YCL001W); ancestral locus Anc_1.417): MNFEDGYDAQSGSQNVVLEQLHNAKRMYQFYLDKSVPHSRERWIALGVLIILFMLRITFSQGWYVVCYALGIYLLNQFLAFLTPKFDMSLQQDEENKELEAGEKSDEFRPFIRKLPEFKFWYNAVRATFVSICLTIFSVFDIPVFWPILLMYFVILFLLTMRRQIQHMMKYKYIPLDVGKRRYKGTAV; the protein is encoded by the coding sequence ATGAATTTTGAGGACGGATATGACGCGCAGTCTGGCTCACAGAATGTTGTCTTAGAGCAGCTTCATAATGCGAAGAGGATGTACCAGTTTTATTTGGATAAATCTGTTCCTCACAGCAGAGAGAGATGGATTGCACTTGGTGTTTTGATCATTCTATTCATGTTGCGTATAACCTTTTCACAAGGTTGGTACGTGGTATGTTACGCACTTGGaatttatcttttgaatcagtTCCTAGCATTCCTTACACCAAAATTCGATATGTCCTTGCAGCAAGATGAGGAGAATAAAGAATTGGAAGCAGGAGAAAAGTCTGATGAGTTTAGACCTTTTATCAGGAAGCTTCCTGAGTTTAAGTTTTGGTACAATGCTGTCAGGGCCACGTTCGTTTCCATTTGCCTTACAATATTTTCGGTGTTTGACATTCCAGTTTTTTGGCCAATTCTTCTCATGTACTTTGTTATACTATTTCTCTTAACCATGAGGAGACAAATTCAGCATATGATGAAGTATAAATATATTCCTTTGGATGTTGGAAAAAGGAGATACAAAGGTACCGCAGTATAA
- a CDS encoding uncharacterized protein (similar to Saccharomyces cerevisiae YCL002C; ancestral locus Anc_1.416), with amino-acid sequence MMYSSLLQFSSGLIDVVAISYQRRYNKLHRSIYGLSYDLYVLELAGSSLSVYSTLNYLWSPLVRVQLSRRYPLFYPLDGQGIPLSVLLLIKDVLIGVSCLAVLRQLVIYRYTKHIHQSISKLCIVVLLAASTFGILTYAFSSAHLPNNNSGLFGVFFIEHVNYTSVIGHILSALRFLPQLSLNWFGSSTSGLSSKFVLVSFVNKVLYLLIRNFVPHSAEFYRIPFNTTPFSVLLLELFSIVGILYQAQLLYLNNKPHLPKGK; translated from the exons ATGATGTACTCTTCGCTTTTACAATTCAGTTCAGGGTTGATTGAC GTAGTCGCGATTTCTTATCAAAGGAGATATAACAAACTTCATCGATCGATATATGGTCTGTCCTATGACTTATATGTTTTGGAACTCGCGGGTTCATCGCTTTCTGTTTACAGTACCTTGAACTATCTGTGGTCTCCACTCGTGAGAGTTCAGTTATCGAGACGTTATCCCCTTTTCTATCCTTTAGATGGTCAGGGCATACCGCTGTCTGTTCTTTTGCTGATTAAAGATGTACTCATAGGAGTGAGTTGTTTGGCAGTACTTCGACAATTAGTCATCTATAGGTATACCAAGCACATTCATCaaagtatttcaaaattatgtATAGTTGTCCTCTTGGCGGCATCCACTTTCGGGATTTTGACATACGCATTTTCATCTGCTCACCTACCAAATAATAATTCTGGTTTGTTTGGTGTCTTCTTTATTGAGCATGTCAATTATACCAGTGTAATAGGACATATATTGAGTGCATTGAGGTTTCTACCACAATTGTCACTTAATTGGTTCGGGTCGTCTACGAGTGGgttatcttcaaaattcgTGCTTGTCAGCTTCGTGAATAAAGTTCTATACTTACTAATAAGGAATTTCGTACCGCATAGTGCCGAATTTTATCGCATTCCATTTAACACAACACCGTTTTCAGTGCTGTTGTTAGAGTTGTTTTCAATCGTTGGTATACTCTATCAGGCACAATTATTGTACTTGAATAATAAACCGCATCTGCCAAAAGGTAAATGA
- the PGS1 gene encoding CDP-diacylglycerol--glycerol-3-phosphate 3-phosphatidyltransferase (similar to Saccharomyces cerevisiae PGS1 (YCL004W); ancestral locus Anc_1.415): protein MKSSTSAVLKFGGICRRTSVTASKVKLTRSMSSSTYLESVKQKLSSLKTQFLFKKGEIDIIYSPSAFYDTLRKKISTARRKIFIASLYIGKSETDLIDCVRNALEKNSDLKVYFLIDGLRGTREAPLRCSTSLLTELLKDYESRVDIRLYRTPAIVGLKGLIAPKRINEGLGLQHMKIYGFDDEVLLSGANLSSDYFSNRQDRYYLFRSASFSDYYFKLHQTISKLSYKVKSANNAQKFHVSWPTSNNAIDPAENRKMFIKHASKVLNDFLNTSSFDNNHHPLHHQDFPTVVYPVSQFTPLFPRGHDNSTEKQSILKLISSMSISSSRWVFTAGYFNMLPEIKRSLILSSSKNGTVITASQFANGFFESKGISAHLPSAYLHLSKLFLEKVKMYGKESVITLKEWKKGIVNKPGGWSYHAKGIWISEQESDSFLPVATCIGSSNYTKRAYSLDLESNAIILTSDMELRGKMQKELDHIMKDTRSVNLEDFRNDTERHVSAGVKVATKILGTRL, encoded by the coding sequence ATGAAGTCCTCTACTAGCGCTGTGCTCAAATTTGGTGGCATTTGTCGGCGGACCTCGGTGACTGCATCAAAGGTGAAACTAACCCGAAGTATGTCTTCGTCAACATATCTTGAATCTGTTAAACAAAAGCTCTCTTCGCTCAAGACACAATTTCTATTTAAAAAAGGGGAGATTGATATAATATATTCACCGAGTGCGTTTTATGATACTCTTAggaaaaagatatcaaCTGCAAGAaggaaaatttttattgcTTCACTCTACATTGGCAAATCTGAGACAGACTTAATCGATTGTGTGAGAAATGCTCTAGAGAAGAACTCGGACCTTAAAGTctattttttaattgatGGGCTTAGGGGCACGAGAGAGGCCCCGTTGAGGTGCTCTACATCGTTACTGACAGAGCTACTAAAAGATTATGAGAGTCGTGTGGATATTAGACTTTATCGCACTCCAGCAATTGTAGGTCTAAAAGGATTAATTGCtccaaaaagaataaatgaGGGCCTCGGGCTGCAGCATATGAAAATCTACGgctttgatgatgaagtcCTTCTTTCTGGTGCAAATTTATCTTCGGACTATTTTAGTAATCGACAAGATAGATATTATCTCTTCAGATCAGCGTCTTTTTCGGACTATTACTTCAAGTTACATCAAACAATAAGTAAATTAAGCTACAAAGTCAAAAGTGCGAATAATGCTCAGAAATTCCACGTTTCATGGCCAACATCAAACAACGCAATAGATCCAGcagaaaacagaaaaatgtTTATAAAACACGCTTCCAAAGTCCTAAATGATTTTCTTAATACCTCGAGCTTTGATAATAACCACCATCCGTTGCACCACCAAGACTTTCCCACTGTCGTCTATCCTGTTTCACAATTCACTCCTTTGTTTCCTCGTGGACATGATAATTCAACTGAGAAGCAAAGCATTTTGAAACTGATATCTTCCATGTCAATTTCCTCTTCAAGATGGGTCTTCACTGCTGGGTATTTCAATATGCTTCCGGAAATTAAGAGAAGTTTGATCTTATCATCATCTAAAAACGGAACGGTAATCACAGCGTCGCAATTTGCTAACGGTTTCTTCGAATCCAAAGGCATATCTGCACACCTGCCTAGTGCATACCTTCATTTATCTAAACTATTTCTGGAAAAGGTAAAGATGTATGGGAAGGAATCAGTAATCACTTTGAAGGAATGGAAGAAGGGAATTGTGAATAAGCCTGGAGGCTGGTCCTATCACGCAAAAGGCATATGGATCAGCGAACAAGAAAGTGACTCATTTCTTCCAGTTGCAACTTGCATTGGTTCGTCAAACTACACAAAGCGCGCGTATTCTCTAGATCTTGAATCTAATGCAATAATATTGACGAGCGACATGGAATTGAGAGGcaaaatgcaaaaagaaCTAGACCACATCATGAAGGATACCAGGTCTGTCAATTTAGAAGATTTCAGAAATGACACTGAGAGGCATGTTAGTGCTGGTGTGAAGGTTGCTACAAAAATTCTGGGTACAAGACTCtaa
- the LDB16 gene encoding Ldb16p (similar to Saccharomyces cerevisiae LDB16 (YCL005W); ancestral locus Anc_1.414), with product MEVMRSLLQITNDILYLFVSAAGFCIAVAINCAKTSFNFFHYVFYQQVLLLLRTFMWLPISIAISVLLQLLFLPLNIPLKLFGGTSLQKIIIGHTNSKTNTYVLITIFQYALVLLLFGVIIGLCCGAALGIIHFIVVIPDMKFDISFSFFKRISSYMHLPKLDLGLVAHISKFLQPKVSGEDGGGLTTPPSTILRADELEEILAKTATTPYRVNSKKSWQRRPSSSKESVMEVASKLPSDFFQKRGSISAERQTIYQTPSQSPSSKTVDDSSYASSNLWDQFDELPSTLRTEGGISTLYSRRPMGSASREETLYAPKIKNRI from the coding sequence ATGGAAGTCATGAGATCCCTTTTACAGATCACCAACGACATTTTGTACCTTTTTGTTTCCGCTGCCGGTTTCTGCATTGCTGTTGCAATCAACTGTGCAAAGACTTCctttaatttttttcactatGTTTTCTACCAGCAGGTACTACTTCTTTTACGCACTTTCATGTGGCTTCCTATCAGTATCGCAATCTCAGTTTTACTACAGTTGCTTTTCCTACCTCTGAATATTCCACTGAAGCTCTTTGGTGGAACTTCCTTGCAAAAGATAATAATTGGACACACGAATAGCAAGACAAACACATATGTGCTCATCACAATATTTCAATACGCCTTGGTACTTTTATTGTTTGGCGTAATTATTGGACTTTGTTGTGGCGCAGCACTTGGAATTATACACTTTATCGTTGTAATTCCTGATatgaaatttgatatttccttctccttcttcaaaagaatcTCTTCGTACATGCACCTACCCAAACTTGACCTCGGATTGGTTGctcatatttcaaagtttcTGCAACCCAAAGTATCAGGAGAAGACGGTGGCGGCTTAACAACTCCACCGTCCACAATTTTACGTGCCGATGAGCTAGAAGAAATACTTGCTAAGACTGCAACAACTCCATATCGTGTAAACAGCAAGAAATCTTGGCAAAGACGACCATCTTCTTCGAAAGAGAGTGTAATGGAAGTGGCTTCCAAACTTCCaagtgatttttttcagaagagGGGAAGTATATCTGCTGAGAGACAAACAATTTACCAAACACCAAGTCAGTCGCCCTCCAGCAAAACCGTTGATGATTCCAGTTAcgcttcttcaaatttatgGGATCAGTTTGATGAGCTGCCGAGCACCTTAAGAACTGAAGGGGGCATCAGCACCTTGTATAGTCGAAGGCCTATGGGATCTGCTAGTAGGGAAGAGACACTGTATGCGCctaaaataaaaaatcgCATTTGA
- the VMA9 gene encoding H(+)-transporting V0 sector ATPase subunit e (similar to Saccharomyces cerevisiae VMA9 (YCL005W- A); ancestral locus Anc_1.413) has product MSFYTVLAAFLVVSLVSAVFWVAAPKKNQTVWRSTVILTLAMMFLMWAITYLSQLHPLVAPRRSDLRPEFAE; this is encoded by the exons ATGAGTTT TTATACTGTTCTCGCTGCCTTTTTGGTTGTCTCATTAGTGTCTGCAGTTTTTTGGGTAGCTGCTCCGAAAAAGAACCAAAC TGTCTGGAGAAGCACAGTGATTTTGACCCTTGCGATGATGTTTTTGATGTGGGCCATTACATATCTGAGCCAACTACATCCATTGGTGGCACCCCGTCGTTCCGACCTGAGACCTGAGTTTGCTGAGTAG